The following proteins come from a genomic window of Salvia hispanica cultivar TCC Black 2014 chromosome 4, UniMelb_Shisp_WGS_1.0, whole genome shotgun sequence:
- the LOC125223783 gene encoding protein SRC2 homolog translates to MEYRRLNITLLSAQGLKDVNHFSKMDVYVDVSIAGYPQSMQRTLVDKNSGTSPKWNHRMEFVVDEPYLTKPGLSLLFQLRTQSTIGPDKDIGAVTVSVHDLFRPDSAAADRTVDHQVITPSGKSKGTLKFAYKFGDKFTHQVAEEPVTAYPPPPQYAYPPPAQQQHPGYGYGYGAYPTTSGYGQGYPAAPPAGYAAYAQPQKPKKNRMGGGLGLGLGAGLLGGLLVGDMVGDIGESAAYADGYGDAMGDMGDFDF, encoded by the coding sequence aTGGAGTATCGCCGCTTGAACATCACCCTCCTCTCCGCGCAGGGCCTCAAGGACGTCAACCACTTCTCCAAAATGGACGTCTACGTCGACGTCTCCATCGCCGGCTACCCCCAATCGATGCAGCGCACCCTCGTCGACAAGAACTCCGGCACTTCCCCCAAATGGAACCACCGCATGGAGTTCGTGGTCGACGAGCCCTACCTCACCAAGCCCGGCCTCTCCCTCCTCTTCCAGCTCCGCACGCAGAGCACAATCGGCCCCGACAAGGACATCGGCGCCGTCACCGTCTCCGTCCACGACCTCTTCCGCCCCgactccgccgccgccgaccGCACAGTCGACCACCAGGTCATCACCCCCTCCGGCAAATCCAAAGGAACCCTAAAATTCGCCTACAAATTTGGGGATAAATTCACCCACCAGGTTGCGGAGGAGCCCGTCACGGCGTATCCTCCGCCGCCGCAGTATGCCTACCCGCCGCCCGCGCAGCAGCAGCATCCGGGGTACGGGTACGGGTACGGGGCGTATCCGACGACGAGCGGGTATGGGCAGGGGTACCCGGCTGCGCCGCCGGCGGGATATGCGGCGTACGCGCAGCCGCAGAAGCCGAAGAAGAATAGGATGGGCGGCGGATTAGGGTTGGGATTGGGGGCGGGATTGCTGGGAGGATTGTTGGTGGGAGATATGGTGGGAGATATTGGGGAATCGGCGGCGTATGCTGATGGTTACGGCGATGCCATGGGCGATATGGGTGATTTTGATTTCTAG